From a region of the Oryza sativa Japonica Group chromosome 6, ASM3414082v1 genome:
- the LOC4340480 gene encoding uncharacterized protein has product MEVMVRPASPPPRHHDFRFDSPAASPYATALSSPRGRLATATFLTAPPSPDPFEAVMAAQQQPETPRLTHANPFDLFQHFSSAPASPRRAAAIYAHFAEGGNGGGRDDGEDEEEEDDDDDEGFRPRASYTVNASSVPFDWEERPGTPKAGLGGGGGGAAWDTDFEFGTVVDKAAPEENLTTADELFEKGKIRPLKAPLPKTADELFDKGKVRPLKPPPGLLDGGSVASSPRSPMSRGGGMWSPRRRSRVGSGVDFDPFAAALLEATKAPSPSPSPLGVAASGSPAKKADQFTTRPASKSAGWRRWRLSDLLLFRSSSEHGRVTKDPIFKSSPARHPDSPVKKASARPTTTPGKANGKADTASKPRKHAGDKNAAAAAEGILGSVRLSPLQRLARGLRGSSWYHGHGGMAKLGTKG; this is encoded by the coding sequence ATGGAAGTAATGGTGcgccccgcctcgccgccgccgcgccaccacgACTTCCGGTTCGACAGCCCGGCGGCGAGCCCGTACGCCACGGCGCTGTCCAGCCCGCGTGGCCGCCTCGCCACGGCCACGTTCttgacggcgccgccgtcgcctgacCCGTTCGAGGCCGTCAtggcggcgcagcagcagccggaGACGCCGCGCCTCACCCACGCCAACCCGTTCGACCTCTTCCAGCACTTCAGCAGCGCGCCGGCCAGCCccaggcgcgccgccgccatctacGCGCACTTCGCCGAGGGGGGCAACGGGGGTGGCCGCGATGACggcgaggatgaggaggaggaggacgacgacgacgacgaggggttCCGGCCGCGGGCGTCGTACACCGTTAACGCCTCGTCCGTGCCGTTCGATTGGGAGGAGAGGCCCGGGACGCCGAAGgccgggctcggtggcggcggcggcggcgcggcgtgggatACGGACTTCGAATTCGGCACGGTCGTCGACAAGGCCGCGCCGGAGGAGAATCTGACGACCGCCGACGAGCTCTTCGAGAAGGGTAAAATCCGGCCGCTGAAGGCGCCGCTGCCGAAGACGGCCGACGAGCTCTTCGACAAGGGCAAGGTCCGGCCGCTGAAGCCGCCTCCTGGGCTGCTCGACGGCGGGAGCgtcgcgtcgtcgccgcggtcGCCGATGTCGAGAGGCGGCGGCATGTGGTCGCCTCGCCGACGGAGCAGGGTCGGCTCCGGCGTCGACTTCGACCCGTTCGCCGCTGCTCTGCTGGAGGCGACcaaggcgccgtcgccgtcgccgtcgccgctcggcgtcgccgcctcaGGCTCCCCGGCCAAGAAAGCCGACCAGTTCACCACCCGTCCGGCCTCCAAGAGCGccgggtggaggaggtggcggctcAGCGACCTCCTCCTGTTCCGGAGCTCGTCGGAACACGGCCGCGTGACCAAGGACCCGATCTTCaagagctcgccggcgagacACCCCGACTCGCCGGTGAAGAAGGCGAGCGCACGGCCCACGACGACGCCGGGCAAGGCCAATGGCAAAGCCGACACCGCGAGCAAGCCGAGGAAGCACGCCGGCGACAagaacgccgcggcggcggcggagggcatcCTCGGGTCCGTCAGGCTGAGCCCGCTGCAGCGGCTGGCGAGAGGGCTCAGAGGAAGCTCGTGGTACCACGGCCATGGCGGCATGGCGAAGCTTGGGACCAAAGGGTGA